One window of the Rhizorhabdus dicambivorans genome contains the following:
- a CDS encoding dicarboxylate/amino acid:cation symporter, protein MIIDSDAAPATRPPFWRSLYAQVLVAVALGILLGWLAPDIGAQLKPLGDAFIKLVKMIIAPVIFLTVVTGIAGLSHLGDLGRVAIKAFGYFLAVSTLALVVGLVVANIVQPGAGMHIAPAQLDTSHIADYAAKAHDQTLTGFLMGIIPTTPVSALVEGEILQVLFVAILFGVALSLVGERAAPVTDLLERLTLVVFRLVGILMKVAPIGAFGAMAFTIGRFGIDALANLGGLILCFYLTSLGFVLVVLGLIARIAGFSIYRLIAYLKDELLLVLGTSSSESALPNLMAKMERAGCAKPIVGLVVPTGYSFNLDGTNIYMTLAALFIAQACDVDLPLGEQIMLLLVAMLSSKGAAGVTGAGFITLAATLSIVPSVPVAGMALILGIDRFMSECRSLTNFVGNAVATVVVARWEGALDQEKLKEALG, encoded by the coding sequence ATGATCATCGACAGCGACGCTGCGCCGGCCACGCGACCGCCCTTCTGGCGCTCGCTCTATGCCCAGGTCCTCGTCGCGGTCGCGCTCGGCATCCTGCTCGGCTGGCTCGCGCCCGACATCGGCGCGCAGCTCAAGCCGCTGGGCGATGCCTTCATCAAGCTGGTCAAGATGATCATCGCGCCGGTGATCTTCCTTACCGTCGTCACCGGTATTGCGGGGCTGAGCCATCTCGGCGATCTCGGCCGGGTCGCCATCAAGGCCTTCGGCTATTTCCTGGCTGTCTCGACGCTGGCGCTGGTCGTCGGCCTGGTGGTCGCCAATATCGTCCAGCCGGGCGCGGGGATGCACATCGCCCCCGCCCAGCTCGATACCAGTCATATCGCCGATTATGCAGCCAAGGCGCATGACCAGACGCTGACCGGCTTCCTGATGGGGATCATCCCGACCACGCCGGTTTCGGCGCTGGTCGAGGGTGAGATATTGCAGGTGTTGTTCGTCGCGATCCTGTTCGGCGTTGCGCTGTCGCTGGTCGGCGAGCGGGCGGCGCCGGTCACCGACCTGCTGGAGCGGCTGACCCTGGTGGTGTTCCGGCTGGTCGGCATCTTGATGAAGGTGGCCCCGATCGGCGCGTTCGGGGCGATGGCCTTCACCATCGGCAGGTTCGGGATCGATGCGCTCGCCAATCTGGGCGGGCTGATCCTGTGCTTCTACCTCACCTCGCTGGGGTTCGTGCTGGTGGTCCTGGGCCTCATCGCGCGGATCGCGGGCTTCTCGATCTACCGGCTGATCGCCTATCTGAAGGACGAGCTGCTGCTGGTGCTCGGCACCTCCTCCTCGGAAAGCGCGCTGCCCAACCTGATGGCGAAGATGGAGCGGGCAGGCTGCGCCAAGCCGATCGTCGGCCTTGTCGTGCCGACCGGCTATTCGTTCAACCTCGACGGCACCAACATCTATATGACGCTGGCCGCCCTGTTCATCGCCCAGGCCTGCGACGTCGATCTGCCGCTGGGCGAGCAGATCATGCTGCTGCTGGTGGCGATGCTGTCGTCCAAGGGCGCCGCCGGTGTCACCGGCGCGGGGTTCATCACGCTGGCGGCGACGCTGTCGATCGTGCCGTCGGTGCCGGTGGCGGGGATGGCGCTGATCCTGGGGATCGACCGCTTCATGTCCGAATGCCGCAGCCTGACGAACTTCGTCGGCAACGCGGTGGCGACGGTGGTGGTGGCCCGCTGGGAGGGCGCGCTGGACCAGGAGAAGCTGAAGGAAGCCCTGGGCTGA
- a CDS encoding TonB-dependent receptor plug domain-containing protein, with protein sequence MAVSKVRFLFSAAFLGVLSSPALAEDADIVVTGQGLQRSPGDAAYDVISIDRRRLEMSASGRMEDVLRDAAGFQQFRRSDARSAHPTSQGATLRGLGGNASTRALILLDGVPVTDPFGGWVSWAALDPARIGHVRVTRGGGSGVLGAGALAGTIELSSIGPEQAPGLSAGLAYGSRESIDADATLTARLGGGFAMLSAGHARGDGFIPIVAASRGPIDRPARYRQSRAAARAVIPVGADTELQANGSLLLDQRDRGVPFTGNANLAVDASLRLVGRGQWGWEATAWLQHREFSSGFASIGARRATVSQSLDQYNVPANGLGARIELRPPLGEGRTLRIGGDVRHVTGRTEELVIATNIGRIAGGEQSIAGGFAELTLLPVPGLTATASGRIDHWRLRDGRRTEISRTTGALVAANSALYPDRSGTETTGRVGLAWSPLEARAITARAAAYSCWRLPTLNELYRPFRAGNDSTVANPLLNPERVKGIEAGLEYAPLPGWHLGGTVFWNRLDDAISNVTIAANTRQRRNVDAIRSRGIEIDGMATVGEYRMIGSYTHISPRVRASGAALALDGLRPAQTPRDQISVTAEWNRPGVARLGVTGRYVAGQYEDDQNSRRLDGALTFDAVASVVVVRGVSVELRAENIANKRVEATIGADGVVERATPRTLWVALRLQR encoded by the coding sequence ATGGCGGTGTCGAAAGTCAGGTTCCTGTTCAGTGCGGCTTTCCTTGGCGTCCTTTCGTCTCCGGCTCTTGCCGAGGACGCCGACATCGTCGTCACCGGCCAAGGGCTTCAGCGCTCGCCCGGCGACGCCGCCTATGACGTGATCAGCATCGACCGCCGCCGGCTGGAGATGTCGGCGAGCGGGCGGATGGAGGATGTGCTGCGCGATGCCGCCGGCTTCCAGCAGTTCCGCCGCTCCGACGCGCGCTCGGCGCACCCCACCAGCCAGGGCGCGACCCTGCGCGGCCTGGGCGGCAATGCCTCGACCCGCGCGCTGATCCTGCTCGACGGGGTGCCGGTGACCGATCCGTTCGGCGGCTGGGTGAGCTGGGCGGCGCTCGATCCGGCGCGGATCGGCCATGTCCGGGTGACGCGCGGCGGCGGCAGCGGCGTGCTGGGCGCGGGCGCGCTGGCGGGCACGATCGAGCTGTCGAGTATCGGGCCCGAGCAGGCGCCGGGCCTTAGCGCGGGGCTGGCTTATGGCAGCCGTGAATCGATCGACGCCGATGCGACGCTGACGGCCCGGCTGGGCGGCGGCTTCGCGATGCTTTCGGCCGGCCATGCGCGCGGCGACGGCTTCATCCCCATCGTCGCGGCCAGTCGCGGGCCGATCGACCGGCCGGCGCGCTACCGGCAGAGCCGGGCGGCGGCGCGCGCGGTGATCCCGGTCGGCGCGGACACCGAATTGCAGGCGAACGGCTCCTTACTGCTCGACCAGCGCGATCGCGGCGTGCCCTTCACCGGCAACGCCAATCTCGCGGTCGACGCGTCGCTGCGGCTGGTCGGGCGCGGACAATGGGGCTGGGAGGCGACCGCCTGGCTCCAGCATCGCGAATTCTCGAGCGGCTTCGCCAGCATCGGCGCGCGGCGGGCGACGGTCAGCCAGTCGCTCGACCAGTATAATGTCCCCGCCAACGGGCTGGGCGCGCGGATCGAGCTGCGCCCGCCGCTCGGCGAGGGGCGGACGCTCCGGATCGGCGGCGACGTCCGCCACGTCACCGGGCGGACCGAGGAGCTGGTGATCGCCACCAACATCGGCCGGATCGCGGGGGGCGAGCAAAGTATCGCCGGGGGCTTCGCCGAGCTGACCCTGCTGCCGGTGCCGGGCCTGACCGCCACCGCGAGCGGCCGGATCGACCATTGGCGGCTGCGCGACGGCCGGCGCACCGAGATCAGCCGCACCACGGGCGCCCTGGTCGCCGCCAACAGCGCGCTCTATCCGGACCGCTCGGGCACCGAGACCACCGGGCGAGTCGGCCTCGCCTGGAGCCCGCTGGAGGCGCGGGCGATCACCGCGCGTGCGGCGGCCTATAGCTGCTGGCGGCTGCCGACGCTCAACGAGCTGTACCGTCCGTTCCGGGCCGGCAATGATTCGACCGTCGCCAATCCGCTGCTGAACCCTGAGCGGGTGAAGGGGATCGAGGCGGGGCTGGAATATGCGCCGCTGCCCGGCTGGCATCTGGGCGGGACGGTCTTCTGGAACCGGCTCGACGACGCGATCTCGAACGTCACCATCGCGGCCAACACCCGCCAGCGCCGGAATGTCGACGCGATCCGCAGCCGGGGCATCGAGATCGACGGCATGGCGACCGTCGGCGAATATCGCATGATTGGCAGCTACACGCATATCTCCCCGCGCGTGCGGGCCAGCGGCGCCGCGCTGGCGCTGGACGGGCTGCGGCCGGCGCAGACACCGCGCGACCAGATCAGCGTCACCGCCGAATGGAACCGCCCCGGCGTGGCGCGGCTGGGCGTCACCGGCCGCTATGTCGCGGGTCAATATGAGGACGACCAGAACAGCCGCCGCCTCGACGGCGCGCTGACCTTCGATGCGGTGGCGTCGGTGGTGGTCGTGCGCGGGGTGAGCGTCGAGCTGCGGGCCGAGAATATCGCCAACAAGCGGGTCGAGGCGACGATCGGCGCCGATGGCGTGGTCGAACGCGCGACGCCCCGAACCCTGTGGGTGGCGCTGCGCCTCCAGCGATAA
- a CDS encoding GNAT family N-acetyltransferase, with translation MSQTFEMAERRLAVRLARDEADVVAAQRLRYDIFFRDMGAAPCAGQTGGRDADPYDMLCDHLLVEDHARPGSPVVGTYRLLRQSVAEAHDGFYSADEFDLAQVIAHGRREGMELLELGRSCVDPAYRDAGTIQLLWRGIADYLQRHRIGYMFGCASFPGIDPAEHAEGLSFLAHDHMAPPELRARAIGPDAIPLGTLPIGGYDPRLALRRLPPLIKAYLRVGAEVGEGAYIDRAFNTIDIFVLMPVTRIASRYAQRFEVAA, from the coding sequence ATGTCACAGACGTTCGAAATGGCCGAGCGCAGGCTCGCGGTTCGGCTGGCGAGGGACGAGGCGGACGTCGTTGCGGCGCAGCGACTGCGCTACGACATCTTTTTCCGCGACATGGGCGCCGCGCCCTGCGCCGGCCAGACCGGCGGACGCGATGCCGATCCCTATGACATGCTGTGCGATCATCTGCTGGTCGAGGACCATGCCCGCCCGGGCAGCCCCGTGGTCGGAACCTACCGGCTGCTTCGCCAGAGCGTCGCCGAAGCGCATGACGGCTTCTATTCGGCGGACGAGTTCGATCTGGCGCAGGTCATCGCCCATGGCCGGCGCGAGGGAATGGAACTGCTCGAGCTCGGCCGATCCTGCGTCGATCCCGCCTATCGCGATGCGGGTACCATCCAGCTCCTCTGGCGGGGCATCGCCGATTATCTCCAGCGGCACCGCATTGGATATATGTTCGGCTGCGCGAGCTTTCCCGGGATCGATCCCGCCGAACATGCCGAGGGCCTGTCCTTCCTCGCCCATGACCATATGGCCCCGCCCGAGCTGCGCGCCCGCGCGATCGGGCCGGACGCCATCCCGCTCGGCACCCTGCCGATCGGCGGCTATGATCCGCGTCTGGCGCTGCGCCGCCTGCCCCCGCTGATCAAGGCCTATCTCCGCGTCGGTGCCGAAGTGGGCGAGGGCGCCTATATCGACCGCGCCTTCAACACCATCGACATCTTCGTGCTGATGCCGGTCACCCGCATCGCCTCGCGCTACGCACAGCGCTTCGAGGTGGCGGCTTAG
- the zwf gene encoding glucose-6-phosphate dehydrogenase, which produces MLLPSLYGLAADGLLPADLAIVATARSEHDDGAFRAFAETALRRFVPSERLDEEALASFLKRVSYVPVDASKESDFAALAEAVGSTDKGLSIFLSTAPSLFEATIQGLAKAGLAGDGVRIGLEKPLGYDMASSRHINDAVAAVFPEDRTFRIDHYLGKETVQNLLALRFANSLFEPLWNAGGIDHVQITVSETVGLEGRVGFYDGAGAIRDMVQNHMLQLLALVAMEPPAQFNATAVRDEKVKVLRSLRPIDRATVQAQSVIGQYGAGAVAGGAVPGYLDELGKPSDTETFVAIKAHIDNWRWNGVPFYLRTGKRLPSRQSEIFIQFKGVPHSIFDGRGAVLQPNKLIIRLQPDENVRLLLMSKEPGLDRDGIRLREVPLDISMPNAFADTRRRIAYERLLLDLVEGDQTLFVRRDEVEAQWEWVDAIRDGWAANAMRPKPYTAGTWGPSAAIALTERDGVTWHD; this is translated from the coding sequence ATGTTGCTGCCGTCGCTCTACGGTCTTGCCGCCGACGGCCTGCTTCCCGCCGACCTTGCGATCGTCGCCACCGCGCGCAGCGAGCATGACGATGGCGCCTTCCGCGCCTTCGCCGAGACGGCGTTGCGCAGGTTCGTTCCCTCCGAACGGCTCGACGAGGAAGCGTTGGCGAGCTTCCTGAAACGGGTGAGCTATGTGCCCGTCGATGCGTCGAAGGAAAGCGACTTCGCCGCGCTCGCCGAGGCGGTCGGCTCTACCGACAAGGGGCTGTCGATCTTCCTGTCGACCGCGCCCTCGCTGTTCGAGGCGACGATCCAGGGCCTCGCCAAGGCGGGCCTGGCCGGCGACGGGGTGCGTATCGGCCTGGAAAAGCCGCTCGGCTACGACATGGCATCAAGCCGCCACATCAACGACGCGGTCGCCGCGGTCTTCCCCGAGGACCGCACCTTCCGCATCGACCATTATCTGGGCAAGGAGACCGTCCAGAACCTGCTGGCGCTGCGCTTCGCCAACAGCCTGTTCGAGCCGCTGTGGAACGCGGGCGGGATCGACCATGTCCAGATCACCGTTTCGGAGACCGTCGGCCTCGAAGGCCGGGTCGGCTTCTATGACGGCGCCGGCGCGATCCGCGACATGGTGCAGAACCACATGCTCCAGCTGCTTGCGCTGGTGGCGATGGAGCCGCCCGCCCAGTTCAACGCGACCGCGGTGCGCGACGAGAAGGTGAAGGTGCTCCGCTCGCTGCGCCCGATCGACCGTGCCACCGTCCAGGCGCAGAGCGTGATCGGCCAATATGGTGCCGGCGCGGTCGCTGGGGGCGCGGTGCCCGGCTATCTCGACGAACTCGGCAAGCCTTCCGACACCGAGACCTTCGTCGCGATCAAGGCGCATATCGACAATTGGCGGTGGAACGGCGTGCCCTTCTACCTGCGCACCGGCAAGCGCCTGCCCAGCCGCCAGTCGGAGATCTTCATCCAGTTCAAGGGCGTACCGCACTCGATCTTCGACGGACGGGGCGCGGTGCTGCAACCCAACAAGCTGATCATCCGTTTGCAGCCCGACGAAAATGTCCGCCTGCTGCTGATGTCGAAGGAGCCCGGGCTCGACCGCGACGGCATCCGCCTGAGGGAAGTACCACTCGATATCTCCATGCCCAATGCCTTCGCCGATACCCGCCGCCGCATCGCCTATGAACGGCTGCTGCTCGATCTGGTCGAGGGCGACCAGACCCTGTTCGTGCGGCGCGACGAGGTGGAGGCGCAATGGGAATGGGTCGATGCCATCCGCGACGGCTGGGCCGCCAATGCGATGCGGCCCAAGCCCTATACCGCCGGCACCTGGGGGCCCTCCGCCGCGATCGCGCTGACCGAACGGGATGGCGTGACATGGCATGATTAG
- the pgl gene encoding 6-phosphogluconolactonase — protein MIEAEWWDYEDSSELIEAVAGDVGFIIESALDARGSCLIALPGGQTPLPIYEKLAKAKLDWKKVTIIPTDERIVAMTDPLSNAASIARIFLPKGARVIPVISEKAPDYKSAGVAADARLQDFPWPPDLVWLGVGTDGHTASIFAGPDLDDALNAPKGRRMVGVMPDPLPPEAPVARVTLTKNAILSARTLMLVLTGKEKKKLLEKAIKEGAGSSLPVGRVLADAEQAIDIHWSA, from the coding sequence ATGATCGAAGCCGAATGGTGGGACTATGAGGACTCGTCCGAACTGATCGAGGCGGTGGCGGGCGATGTCGGCTTCATCATCGAATCGGCGCTCGACGCGCGCGGCAGCTGCCTGATCGCGCTGCCCGGCGGCCAGACGCCGCTGCCGATCTACGAGAAGCTCGCCAAGGCGAAGCTCGACTGGAAGAAAGTGACGATCATCCCGACCGACGAGCGGATTGTGGCGATGACCGATCCGCTGTCCAACGCCGCGTCGATCGCCAGGATCTTCCTGCCCAAGGGCGCCCGCGTGATCCCGGTGATCAGCGAGAAGGCCCCCGACTACAAGAGCGCGGGCGTCGCCGCCGACGCGCGGCTGCAGGATTTCCCCTGGCCGCCGGATCTGGTCTGGCTGGGCGTCGGCACCGACGGGCACACCGCCTCGATCTTCGCCGGGCCCGATCTGGACGATGCGCTCAACGCGCCCAAGGGCCGCCGCATGGTCGGGGTGATGCCCGATCCGCTGCCGCCCGAGGCGCCGGTGGCGCGGGTGACGCTGACCAAGAACGCCATCCTGTCGGCGCGCACCCTGATGCTGGTGCTGACCGGCAAGGAAAAGAAGAAGCTGCTCGAAAAGGCGATCAAGGAGGGGGCGGGCTCGAGCCTGCCGGTGGGCCGCGTGCTTGCTGATGCCGAACAGGCGATCGATATCCACTGGAGCGCGTGA
- the edd gene encoding phosphogluconate dehydratase: MTLHPAVEAVTARIIERSKPGRAAYLDLIARERESGVDRPNLSCGNLAHGFAASGEDKPAIRDGSAMNIGIVTAYNDMLSAHQPYGRYPDQMKIWAREAGATAQVAGGVPAMCDGVTQGQRGMELSLFSRDTIALSTAVALSHGMFESAALLGICDKIVPGLLIGALRFGHLPTILVPAGPMPSGLANKEKQRVRQLYAEGKVGRAELLEAESASYHGAGTCTFYGTANSNQMMMEVMGLHIPGAAFVNPGTKLRQELTRKAVHRLAEIGWDGDDYRPLGHCVDEKAIVNAAVGLLATGGSTNHVIHLPAISRAAGITIDWEDIDKLSAAVPLIARVYPNGSGDVNHFQAAGGMAYVIATLIDGGLLHRDILTVAGRDLADYARDPKLDGDGLAWVDAPAAPLDEAMLRPHSNPFQPDGGMRLVQGNLGRGTFKTSAVDRERWTIEAPCRVFDDQDDVIRAFKAGELDRDVVVVVRFQGPRANGMPELHKLTPPLGVLQDKGFRVALVTDGRMSGASGKVPAAIHLTPEAIGGGPIGRLRDGDPVRLCGHDGSIEALVDPAEWAAREPAAPPAAQQGTGRELFAFMRQGADTAERGGSAMLAAAGL, translated from the coding sequence ATGACCCTGCACCCCGCCGTCGAAGCCGTCACCGCCCGTATCATCGAGCGGTCGAAGCCGGGGAGGGCCGCCTATCTCGACCTGATCGCGCGCGAGCGGGAATCGGGGGTCGACCGGCCCAACCTGTCCTGCGGCAATCTCGCCCATGGCTTCGCGGCATCGGGCGAGGACAAGCCGGCGATCCGGGACGGGTCCGCCATGAACATCGGCATCGTCACCGCGTATAACGACATGCTGTCGGCGCATCAGCCCTATGGCCGCTATCCCGACCAGATGAAGATCTGGGCGCGCGAGGCGGGCGCGACCGCGCAGGTGGCCGGCGGCGTGCCGGCGATGTGCGACGGCGTGACGCAGGGCCAGCGCGGCATGGAGCTGAGCCTGTTCAGCCGCGACACCATCGCGCTCTCCACGGCGGTCGCGCTCAGCCATGGCATGTTCGAAAGCGCCGCCCTGCTCGGCATCTGCGACAAGATCGTGCCGGGCCTGCTGATCGGTGCGCTTCGCTTCGGCCATCTGCCGACGATCCTCGTGCCGGCCGGGCCGATGCCATCGGGCCTCGCCAACAAGGAGAAGCAGCGCGTCCGCCAGCTCTATGCCGAAGGCAAGGTCGGCCGCGCCGAGCTGCTGGAGGCCGAGAGTGCCTCCTATCATGGCGCGGGCACCTGCACCTTCTACGGCACCGCCAATTCCAACCAGATGATGATGGAGGTGATGGGCCTCCACATCCCCGGTGCCGCCTTCGTCAATCCCGGCACCAAGCTGCGCCAGGAGCTGACCCGCAAGGCGGTCCATCGACTCGCCGAGATCGGCTGGGACGGCGACGATTACCGCCCGCTGGGGCACTGCGTCGACGAGAAGGCGATCGTCAACGCGGCGGTCGGCCTGCTGGCGACGGGAGGCTCGACCAACCATGTCATCCACCTGCCCGCCATCTCCCGCGCGGCGGGCATCACGATCGACTGGGAGGATATCGACAAGCTCTCCGCCGCCGTGCCGCTGATCGCGCGGGTCTATCCCAACGGCTCGGGCGACGTGAACCATTTCCAGGCGGCGGGCGGCATGGCCTATGTCATCGCCACGCTGATCGACGGCGGCCTGCTCCATCGCGACATCCTGACCGTCGCGGGCCGCGATCTGGCCGACTATGCCCGCGACCCGAAGCTGGATGGCGACGGCCTCGCCTGGGTGGATGCCCCCGCCGCCCCGCTCGACGAGGCGATGCTCCGGCCGCATTCGAACCCCTTCCAGCCCGATGGCGGCATGCGGCTCGTGCAGGGCAATCTCGGCCGCGGCACCTTCAAGACCAGCGCGGTCGACCGGGAACGCTGGACGATCGAGGCGCCGTGCCGGGTGTTCGACGACCAGGACGACGTCATCCGCGCCTTCAAGGCGGGCGAGCTGGACCGCGATGTGGTGGTGGTGGTCCGTTTCCAGGGGCCCCGCGCCAATGGCATGCCCGAACTGCACAAGCTGACCCCGCCGCTCGGCGTGCTGCAGGACAAGGGGTTCAGGGTGGCACTGGTCACCGATGGCCGCATGTCGGGCGCCAGCGGCAAGGTGCCGGCGGCGATCCACCTGACCCCGGAGGCGATCGGGGGCGGCCCGATCGGCAGGCTGCGCGACGGCGATCCGGTGCGGCTGTGTGGCCATGACGGATCGATCGAGGCGCTGGTCGATCCGGCGGAATGGGCGGCCCGCGAGCCTGCCGCTCCGCCGGCCGCGCAGCAGGGCACCGGCCGCGAGCTGTTCGCCTTCATGCGCCAGGGCGCCGACACCGCCGAGCGCGGCGGTTCGGCGATGCTGGCGGCGGCGGGGCTGTGA
- a CDS encoding glucokinase has product MEMTELVAVDLGGTHARFAIAELHGDRRPSLGPVAKYRTADYPGLPAAWAAFAEAQGGALPKAASIAIAGPVEGELIRFTNNGWTIRPATLAAELGVERLSLLNDFAAMAAAVGVLDEDELIHLGGPQGPLPAEGVTTVIGPGTGLGVAQLLRRRGRRIVLATEGGHIDFAALDGFEEKLLARLRERHRRVSVERIVSGPALADIHETLALLGGRAIVPRDDAALWQAATDGSDPLAAEALDRLVMAFGAVAGDLALAHGAHAVVITGGLANRIEERLRGPLFHDRFRAKGRFEHRMATFPIRLARHAEAGLLGAAAAFQEDQ; this is encoded by the coding sequence ATGGAAATGACCGAGCTCGTCGCGGTCGATCTGGGTGGGACCCATGCCCGCTTCGCGATCGCCGAACTGCACGGCGACCGCCGCCCGTCGCTCGGCCCGGTCGCCAAGTACAGGACCGCCGACTATCCCGGCCTCCCCGCCGCCTGGGCCGCCTTCGCCGAAGCGCAGGGCGGCGCCCTGCCCAAGGCGGCCAGCATTGCCATAGCGGGGCCCGTCGAGGGCGAGCTGATCCGCTTCACCAACAATGGCTGGACGATCCGCCCCGCCACCCTGGCCGCCGAACTGGGGGTGGAGCGGCTGTCGCTGCTGAACGATTTCGCAGCGATGGCGGCGGCGGTAGGGGTGCTGGACGAGGATGAGCTGATCCATCTCGGCGGGCCGCAAGGGCCGCTCCCGGCCGAGGGCGTCACCACCGTGATCGGCCCCGGCACCGGCCTCGGCGTCGCGCAGCTGCTGCGCCGCAGGGGCCGCCGCATCGTGCTGGCGACCGAGGGCGGACATATCGATTTCGCGGCACTCGACGGCTTCGAGGAGAAGCTGCTCGCGCGGCTGCGCGAGCGGCACCGCCGCGTCTCGGTCGAGCGGATCGTCTCCGGCCCCGCGCTGGCCGACATCCACGAGACGCTGGCGCTGCTCGGCGGCCGCGCGATCGTCCCGCGCGACGATGCCGCGCTGTGGCAGGCCGCCACCGACGGGAGCGACCCGCTCGCCGCCGAGGCACTGGACCGGCTGGTCATGGCGTTCGGCGCGGTCGCGGGCGATCTGGCCCTCGCCCATGGCGCCCATGCCGTCGTCATCACCGGCGGTCTCGCCAACCGGATCGAGGAGCGACTGCGCGGCCCGCTGTTCCACGACCGCTTCCGCGCCAAGGGCCGCTTCGAACACCGAATGGCGACCTTCCCGATCCGCCTCGCCCGCCATGCCGAGGCCGGGCTGCTCGGCGCCGCCGCCGCTTTCCAGGAGGACCAATGA
- the eda gene encoding bifunctional 4-hydroxy-2-oxoglutarate aldolase/2-dehydro-3-deoxy-phosphogluconate aldolase, whose protein sequence is MLVDQIMTLAPVIPVLVIHDVAHARPIAEALVEGGLPALEVTLRTPCALDVIREMVKVEGAVVGAGTVLNPDDVRASVDAGARFLVSPGLTDPLANAAIASQLPFLPGTANAGDIMRGLDMGLTHFKFFPATANGGIPALKALAAPLFNARFCPTGGITEATAPDWLAIDAVLCVGGSWVVPAGKPDTAEIVRRAKAAAALGGAPISA, encoded by the coding sequence ATGCTCGTCGACCAGATCATGACCCTCGCCCCGGTCATCCCGGTGCTCGTTATCCATGACGTCGCCCATGCGCGACCGATCGCCGAGGCGCTGGTGGAGGGTGGCCTGCCCGCGCTGGAGGTGACGCTGCGTACCCCCTGCGCGCTCGACGTGATCCGTGAGATGGTCAAGGTCGAGGGCGCGGTGGTCGGCGCGGGGACGGTGCTCAATCCGGACGATGTCCGGGCCAGCGTCGATGCCGGCGCGCGCTTCCTGGTCTCACCGGGGCTGACCGATCCGCTCGCCAACGCCGCCATCGCCAGCCAGCTTCCCTTCCTGCCCGGCACCGCCAATGCCGGCGACATCATGCGCGGGCTCGACATGGGGCTGACCCATTTCAAATTCTTCCCGGCCACCGCCAATGGCGGCATCCCAGCGCTGAAGGCGCTCGCCGCGCCGCTATTCAACGCCCGCTTCTGCCCGACCGGCGGCATCACCGAGGCGACCGCGCCCGACTGGCTGGCGATCGACGCCGTGCTCTGCGTCGGCGGCAGCTGGGTGGTGCCGGCGGGGAAGCCCGACACGGCCGAGATCGTCAGGCGCGCGAAGGCGGCGGCGGCGCTGGGCGGGGCGCCGATCAGCGCGTGA
- a CDS encoding MgtC/SapB family protein produces MFLDLFLPMLGAVIAGALIGAEREYRASPAGFRTHILVSLSSALLMLGAVHQIHWLSDTPQDIVRIDPVRMAHGVLTGIGFLCGGVIFREGMTVRGLTTAASLWMTSALGILFGVGFYMLAIGATLATLIVLAAVHLSERAIPQRSFAELTVRYRRTIPQGRQRLADLIRTHGMRPHAISERVDGSVLELETMVGWSSDVSQAALTAALRDDAEVIGYAFITR; encoded by the coding sequence ATGTTTCTCGATCTGTTTCTGCCGATGCTGGGTGCGGTGATCGCCGGCGCGCTGATCGGGGCCGAGCGGGAATATCGGGCGAGCCCGGCGGGGTTCCGCACCCATATACTGGTCAGCCTGTCCTCGGCTCTGCTGATGCTGGGGGCCGTCCACCAGATCCATTGGCTCAGCGACACGCCGCAGGACATCGTCCGCATCGATCCGGTGCGCATGGCCCATGGCGTGCTGACGGGCATCGGCTTCCTGTGCGGCGGGGTGATCTTCCGCGAAGGCATGACGGTGCGGGGCCTGACCACGGCGGCGTCGCTGTGGATGACCTCCGCGCTGGGAATCCTGTTCGGGGTGGGCTTCTATATGCTGGCGATCGGCGCGACGCTGGCGACGCTGATCGTGCTGGCCGCCGTCCATCTGAGCGAGCGGGCCATACCGCAGCGCAGCTTCGCCGAGCTGACCGTCCGCTACCGCCGCACCATCCCCCAGGGCCGCCAGCGCCTGGCCGACCTGATCCGAACGCACGGCATGCGTCCCCACGCGATATCGGAACGGGTCGACGGCTCGGTGCTGGAACTGGAGACGATGGTGGGCTGGAGCTCGGACGTGAGCCAGGCCGCGCTCACCGCGGCGCTGCGCGACGATGCCGAGGTGATCGGCTACGCGTTCATCACGCGCTGA